The proteins below are encoded in one region of Elusimicrobiota bacterium:
- the sglT gene encoding Sodium/glucose cotransporter has protein sequence MTWFGGPSYLTMVDYGVLSVSIAVLFAIGFWMGREENSTQAFFLGNRKIPMWAACLSFVATEISAVTIISVPATAYKENWQYLQFFIGSFGSRIALAFFFIPAFYKFNCTTIYEFLKHRFGAETQYAATGFFFVTRLLGSGVRLTVAAKAVSVLLGWNLVPTLLVFSIAAMLYISWGGVKAVIWTGAWQAFLFIVAGSATLVFLSSAIEGGFFGIFKAARLAGKLDVMNWGPNVSDPQFFKTIFSDPNIWWLAILNGFFGSMAAYGTDHELMQRLLTLETRQKSQKTTLATPLVGLLVLLIHLVIGAGLFVFYQQHTGASLPAKLDDVFPHFANFEMPALLRGLVLSAVVMASIDSPLGSLTASFVTDFYKPLIRKGATDQHYLRVARVMVLVFGVVLGVLAYSFSALSGFLWLAFKIGGVTFGSLLGVFLLGLLTQVKSNKANIVAMVTMAAINAVLLFLTEKGIVIVGWTWLVLIGTFGTMALARLLAPVMDRDNER, from the coding sequence ATGACCTGGTTTGGCGGCCCCTCTTATTTAACCATGGTGGATTATGGCGTCCTTTCGGTTTCTATCGCGGTCCTCTTTGCGATTGGTTTTTGGATGGGCCGGGAAGAAAATTCAACCCAAGCTTTTTTCTTGGGCAATCGAAAAATTCCGATGTGGGCGGCCTGCCTTTCCTTCGTGGCCACCGAAATCAGCGCGGTCACCATTATTTCGGTTCCGGCCACGGCCTATAAAGAGAATTGGCAGTACCTCCAATTTTTTATCGGATCCTTTGGATCACGCATCGCCTTGGCGTTCTTTTTTATTCCGGCCTTTTACAAGTTCAACTGCACCACCATTTACGAATTTCTCAAACACCGCTTTGGCGCCGAAACACAATATGCGGCCACCGGGTTTTTCTTCGTGACACGGTTGCTCGGGTCGGGCGTTCGGCTCACGGTGGCGGCCAAAGCGGTGTCGGTTCTTTTGGGATGGAATTTGGTTCCAACCCTTTTGGTTTTCTCCATTGCGGCGATGCTCTATATCAGTTGGGGCGGCGTGAAAGCCGTCATTTGGACAGGGGCCTGGCAGGCCTTTTTGTTTATTGTGGCCGGGAGTGCCACGTTGGTTTTTCTCTCATCCGCTATTGAGGGCGGATTTTTTGGGATTTTTAAAGCGGCGAGACTGGCTGGAAAACTCGACGTTATGAATTGGGGGCCGAATGTCTCCGATCCTCAATTTTTCAAAACGATTTTTTCCGATCCCAACATCTGGTGGTTGGCCATTCTGAACGGTTTTTTTGGATCGATGGCCGCCTATGGAACCGATCATGAGCTCATGCAACGGTTGCTGACGTTGGAGACACGTCAGAAAAGTCAAAAAACCACCTTGGCTACTCCATTGGTGGGGTTGCTTGTATTGTTGATCCACTTGGTCATTGGGGCCGGCCTATTTGTTTTTTATCAACAACATACGGGGGCTTCCTTACCGGCCAAATTGGATGATGTTTTCCCCCATTTCGCCAATTTTGAGATGCCGGCTCTTCTCCGGGGATTGGTGCTGAGCGCCGTCGTCATGGCCAGTATTGATTCTCCGTTGGGATCTTTAACCGCGTCTTTTGTGACGGACTTTTACAAGCCGCTCATTCGAAAAGGAGCCACGGATCAACATTACTTGAGAGTGGCGCGGGTGATGGTGTTGGTGTTTGGGGTGGTGTTGGGGGTGTTGGCCTATTCGTTTAGCGCCTTGTCTGGTTTTCTTTGGCTCGCATTTAAGATAGGTGGCGTGACCTTTGGATCCTTGCTGGGCGTCTTTTTGCTGGGGCTTCTCACGCAAGTTAAAAGCAACAAGGCCAATATTGTGGCGATGGTGACAATGGCGGCGATCAATGCGGTTCTGTTGTTCTTAACAGAAAAAGGAATCGTGATCGTGGGGTGGACGTGGCTGGTTTTAATTGGCACCTTCGGTACCATGGCGCTGGCGCGACTCTTGGCGCCTGTGATGGACCGGGACAATGAGCGTTAA
- the anmK gene encoding Anhydro-N-acetylmuramic acid kinase, producing MNGALALGLMSGTSADGVSAALGRFQGHSFEFLGDLTVDYPENILLKIRQRGALPASQVSLLNRELGELFAAAALKLLKKTHTKPESVECIGSHGQTIYHGPQDELKNTLQLADPAVIAERTGIPVVSNFRQRDIAVGGEGAPLIPFFDHFFFGSGPVRALLNIGGIANVTIVGRGLEGPLAFDTGPGNCLMDLVVQEITQGKEPFDRGGARAKHGTIDMAVVGRMLEHPYFKKPPPKSTGPEMFDHRFLMEYLGEKIRINPEDALATLNYFTCLTIQESFRNHVFKDYSVTELIVSGGGVHNKVLMKKMECLFAPIPVKSIESTGLPAQAKEPLAFAFFGLRGLHHQINHLPSGTGAKQARVLGSITKP from the coding sequence ATGAACGGAGCCTTGGCGCTCGGGCTCATGTCCGGAACTTCTGCTGATGGGGTTTCAGCGGCCTTGGGACGGTTCCAGGGGCATTCTTTTGAGTTTTTGGGAGACCTCACGGTCGACTATCCAGAAAATATTCTTCTCAAAATTCGTCAACGCGGGGCCTTGCCGGCCTCGCAGGTCTCTCTGCTGAACCGGGAGTTGGGGGAGCTTTTTGCGGCGGCCGCGCTCAAACTCCTTAAAAAAACACACACGAAACCTGAAAGCGTGGAATGCATCGGCTCCCATGGTCAAACCATTTATCACGGCCCTCAAGATGAACTGAAAAATACACTCCAGTTGGCCGATCCAGCGGTGATCGCGGAGCGAACCGGTATTCCGGTCGTTTCCAACTTTCGGCAAAGAGACATCGCGGTCGGAGGTGAAGGCGCCCCCTTGATTCCTTTTTTTGATCATTTCTTTTTTGGATCGGGACCGGTGCGGGCGCTTCTCAATATCGGAGGCATTGCCAATGTCACCATTGTGGGACGCGGCCTGGAAGGCCCGTTGGCGTTTGATACCGGCCCTGGGAATTGCTTGATGGATTTGGTTGTTCAGGAAATCACGCAAGGCAAAGAGCCCTTTGATCGGGGCGGTGCGCGCGCCAAGCATGGGACCATTGATATGGCGGTGGTGGGACGCATGTTGGAGCATCCTTACTTCAAGAAACCTCCTCCCAAATCAACCGGTCCGGAAATGTTTGATCATCGGTTCTTGATGGAATATTTGGGTGAGAAAATTAGAATCAACCCTGAAGATGCGCTTGCCACACTCAACTATTTCACTTGTCTCACCATCCAAGAAAGTTTTCGAAATCACGTGTTTAAAGATTATTCCGTTACGGAACTCATTGTTTCTGGCGGCGGCGTGCATAACAAAGTCCTCATGAAAAAAATGGAGTGTTTGTTTGCGCCCATTCCGGTCAAGTCCATCGAGTCCACGGGCTTGCCGGCTCAGGCGAAGGAACCGTTGGCGTTTGCCTTTTTTGGATTGCGGGGCTTGCATCATCAAATCAATCATTTGCCCTCAGGAACCGGAGCCAAACAAGCTCGCGTATTGGGTTCCATCACGAAGCCATGA
- the murQ gene encoding N-acetylmuramic acid 6-phosphate etherase: protein MTTRIHYAQLPTEENNFHSRHIDRVSIGRALQIVNNEDAKVARSVRARLRSIEKAVQMIVASLQQGGRLFFIGAGTSGRLGILEAAECPPTFNTPPSMVQAFMAGGRSSVFRSKEGAEDRGSEGARIVRKNVRTGDVVVGIAASGVTPFVREGLTAANAQGAKTILVMCHSTNLKSPARHVIAVKTGPEVIAGSTRLKAATATKMVLNMLTVVSMVQLGKVYGNRMVDLQPRSAKLENRATRLIMELGKVSEKRAQQLLDQSGGNAKTAIVMAKKKISKREAIRLLTKFHGRLHRAIAQ from the coding sequence GTGACGACGCGCATTCATTACGCTCAACTTCCCACTGAGGAAAACAATTTCCATTCCAGACACATTGACCGGGTTTCGATCGGCCGCGCCCTCCAAATTGTGAACAATGAAGATGCCAAAGTGGCTCGCTCTGTTCGCGCGCGATTGCGTTCAATTGAAAAGGCCGTGCAGATGATTGTGGCCTCCCTTCAACAAGGGGGGCGCTTGTTTTTCATTGGAGCTGGCACCAGCGGGCGACTTGGAATCCTTGAAGCGGCTGAATGCCCCCCCACCTTCAACACGCCCCCGTCGATGGTTCAGGCTTTTATGGCGGGTGGGCGTTCTTCTGTTTTTCGGTCCAAAGAGGGCGCGGAAGACCGCGGGAGCGAGGGGGCCCGCATTGTCCGAAAAAATGTTCGCACCGGAGACGTGGTGGTGGGCATCGCGGCCAGCGGCGTAACCCCCTTCGTTCGAGAGGGGCTCACCGCTGCCAATGCGCAAGGGGCCAAAACAATCTTGGTGATGTGCCACTCGACGAATTTAAAAAGTCCGGCTCGTCACGTGATCGCCGTCAAAACAGGTCCTGAGGTGATAGCGGGGTCCACACGTCTCAAAGCCGCCACCGCCACGAAAATGGTTCTCAACATGTTGACAGTGGTCAGCATGGTTCAGCTGGGGAAAGTTTATGGAAACCGGATGGTGGATTTGCAACCGCGGTCGGCCAAACTTGAAAATCGAGCCACTCGGCTGATCATGGAGTTGGGAAAGGTATCTGAAAAAAGGGCCCAGCAACTCCTCGACCAATCAGGCGGAAATGCGAAGACCGCGATCGTCATGGCGAAAAAGAAAATTTCGAAACGAGAAGCGATTCGGCTTTTGACAAAGTTTCACGGCCGCCTGCATCGAGCCATCGCCCAATGA
- the dpgA gene encoding 3,5-dihydroxyphenylacetyl-CoA synthase: MISSSSPTINEKPTRPALRVTLQGLGTAVPIFASTQENTLNFINQTFEVRDQTRQLYKKTFRNKSIEKRHFAVDRLEDTLEQNLDLKIDRFKRSAVDLAVRALGAALIDAGTSPAKLDYLVAATCTGYVCPGLSAYLVEACHLRSDIHLADLVGMGCGAALPAMEQAHNFLIAHPGASAAVVCVEICSAAMYSNDDIGIVISNAIFSDGAAALVMRSDAGGATGNGARPLPRVRAFSSRIIPQWRDTLRFETEGGHLKNVLGKHVPEQAGQAVRLVAQHLLGQAGLEPPDIDHWIMHAGGKKVIDALEKSLQLAPARLQSARTTLKNFGNMSSPTVLFVLEEEIKRQAPKAGAIGFMASFGAGFSAHGMLIEWI, from the coding sequence ATGATTTCCTCTTCGTCTCCGACGATAAATGAGAAACCAACACGGCCCGCGTTACGAGTCACCCTCCAAGGCCTCGGCACCGCGGTGCCAATCTTTGCCTCCACCCAAGAAAACACGCTTAATTTCATCAATCAAACATTCGAGGTGCGGGACCAAACCCGGCAACTTTACAAAAAGACCTTCCGAAACAAATCCATTGAGAAGCGGCATTTTGCCGTGGACAGGCTGGAGGACACCCTCGAGCAGAACCTGGATTTGAAAATTGACCGGTTTAAGCGCTCCGCGGTGGATCTGGCCGTGCGCGCGCTGGGGGCCGCGTTGATCGACGCCGGCACGTCGCCGGCCAAGCTGGATTATCTCGTGGCCGCCACCTGCACCGGCTATGTGTGCCCCGGCTTGAGCGCTTATCTGGTTGAAGCCTGCCACTTGCGCTCGGACATCCACCTGGCTGATCTGGTCGGCATGGGATGCGGCGCGGCGCTTCCCGCCATGGAGCAGGCGCATAATTTTCTCATCGCGCACCCCGGCGCCAGCGCGGCGGTGGTGTGCGTGGAAATTTGCTCCGCCGCGATGTATTCCAATGATGATATCGGCATCGTCATTTCAAACGCAATTTTCTCTGACGGCGCGGCCGCGCTTGTCATGCGCAGCGACGCGGGGGGCGCGACCGGAAATGGCGCGCGCCCGTTGCCGCGTGTCCGCGCGTTTTCTTCGCGAATCATTCCGCAATGGCGCGACACGCTGCGTTTTGAAACCGAGGGCGGCCATCTAAAAAATGTGCTCGGAAAACACGTTCCGGAGCAGGCGGGGCAGGCGGTGCGCCTGGTGGCGCAACACCTCCTGGGACAGGCAGGCTTGGAGCCGCCCGACATCGACCACTGGATCATGCACGCCGGCGGAAAGAAAGTCATCGATGCGCTGGAAAAATCCCTGCAACTTGCGCCGGCCCGGCTCCAGTCCGCGCGAACCACGCTTAAAAACTTCGGAAACATGTCTTCGCCCACCGTGCTCTTCGTGTTGGAGGAAGAAATCAAACGCCAGGCGCCCAAGGCGGGCGCGATTGGGTTTATGGCCTCCTTCGGGGCGGGATTTTCCGCGCATGGGATGCTGATCGAATGGATTTAA
- the ubiG_6 gene encoding Ubiquinone biosynthesis O-methyltransferase, which produces MDLSRRAELLEIMDTETLSLPEMRQTLRFLETTNKYFGGTAVIIRCLERWSKHWPKNQTVRVLDIGTGGAEIPIAMARWAKSNGHKVHITGIDLVDEISRIAAQNAADWPNVTIRRADFFDLTDSNEKFDYVISSLLLHHVPTEKIICALQAFDRLCARGLIISDLLRNRAGYWAVTAAGVLFGNKIVRHDGPVSVRRAFTPNELRSWAMAAGLNYLQAKKEPWFRVSLAGEKTSPHPSPLPNIGRGGTDKSPVHHALVDGEKAGCAK; this is translated from the coding sequence ATGGATTTAAGCCGCCGCGCGGAACTTTTGGAAATCATGGACACCGAAACATTGTCCCTGCCCGAGATGCGCCAAACGCTGCGTTTTCTTGAAACCACCAACAAATATTTTGGAGGAACCGCCGTCATCATCCGCTGTTTGGAGCGGTGGTCGAAACACTGGCCCAAAAACCAGACGGTTCGCGTGCTGGACATCGGAACCGGTGGAGCGGAAATCCCGATCGCGATGGCGCGATGGGCCAAATCAAATGGGCACAAGGTCCATATCACGGGAATCGATTTGGTGGATGAGATCAGCCGCATCGCGGCCCAGAATGCGGCCGACTGGCCGAACGTCACCATCCGCCGCGCTGACTTCTTTGACCTGACTGATAGCAACGAAAAATTTGACTACGTCATTTCATCCCTGCTTTTGCATCATGTTCCCACTGAAAAAATCATTTGCGCGCTGCAAGCCTTTGACCGGCTGTGCGCGCGCGGACTCATCATCAGCGATCTGTTGAGGAACCGCGCTGGCTATTGGGCTGTCACCGCCGCCGGGGTTCTGTTCGGCAACAAAATCGTCCGGCATGATGGGCCGGTGTCGGTGCGGCGCGCCTTCACACCCAATGAGTTGCGAAGCTGGGCGATGGCTGCTGGATTGAATTATCTTCAAGCGAAAAAAGAGCCCTGGTTCAGGGTCAGTTTGGCCGGCGAAAAAACAAGCCCTCACCCCAGCCCGCTCCCCAACATCGGCAGAGGGGGAACAGATAAATCCCCCGTGCACCATGCCTTGGTTGACGGTGAGAAGGCGGGATGCGCGAAATGA
- the nagZ gene encoding Beta-hexosaminidase, translating into MAQTLEDLVGSKLVIGVPGTKITPEIVQHFKATHAGGVIFYRINFESPDQLRKMISTLEAALGRKLLVCVDHEGGRVIMYRDGVTIFPDNLAFGQTRNVDYARQAGQIAAKELRALGTDVNFAPVLDVLTSSYSPNIGIRSFGEDWKLVSDMGAAYIQALQAGGVSATAKHFPGKGHAPVDAHLKLPTIPSTWEEMKEVHLQPFIRAIQAGVDVIMSSHPKYPKLDPNPGNIATFSRRIMTDCLRDELGFKGIISSDDLEMGAIKEMCPIEVAAVKTVAAGHDLILSCHDFDSQLKCFKGMLEAYKGKLLPINELEESVDRINKLKTKRSQRFNGVPSVHEEGPKLAQKVSIEAVTVIQDHQKLLPLSNALRQDVGIVFPQLSSFSQKIMIEKPFEDEVGFFHEILGHLPEKHVTEVYGITPSEEDIENCSNLASRSTVTIFFCFDAHLYPKEQALLALLQRTARKLVVVLMRDPYDKSFLRPKDTGITAFGFRRCQIEAVINRIYGEE; encoded by the coding sequence ATGGCTCAGACGCTTGAAGACTTGGTCGGTTCAAAACTCGTTATTGGCGTTCCTGGAACAAAGATAACGCCTGAGATTGTTCAGCATTTCAAAGCCACCCACGCGGGGGGCGTTATTTTCTATCGCATCAATTTCGAATCCCCAGACCAACTTCGAAAAATGATTTCCACCCTTGAGGCGGCCTTGGGCCGGAAGCTGTTGGTTTGTGTGGACCACGAAGGGGGACGCGTCATCATGTACCGGGATGGCGTCACCATTTTTCCCGACAATCTCGCTTTTGGACAAACCCGCAATGTGGACTATGCGCGCCAAGCCGGCCAGATTGCCGCCAAAGAATTGCGGGCGCTGGGAACCGATGTCAATTTCGCCCCCGTGCTTGACGTGCTCACCTCCAGTTACTCACCCAACATTGGGATCCGGTCCTTTGGCGAGGATTGGAAATTGGTTTCTGATATGGGCGCCGCCTATATCCAGGCCCTGCAAGCGGGGGGAGTTTCCGCCACCGCCAAACATTTTCCTGGCAAAGGGCATGCTCCTGTGGACGCGCATCTCAAACTGCCCACCATCCCCTCCACCTGGGAAGAAATGAAGGAAGTGCACCTTCAACCCTTTATCCGGGCCATTCAAGCGGGAGTGGATGTCATCATGTCCTCCCACCCCAAATATCCAAAACTGGACCCCAACCCCGGTAACATTGCCACTTTTTCAAGGCGAATCATGACCGACTGCCTCCGAGATGAACTGGGTTTTAAAGGAATCATCTCCAGCGATGACCTTGAAATGGGAGCCATCAAAGAAATGTGCCCCATTGAGGTGGCGGCAGTCAAAACAGTGGCCGCGGGCCACGACTTAATTTTGAGTTGCCATGATTTTGATAGTCAGCTGAAATGTTTCAAAGGAATGCTTGAGGCCTACAAGGGAAAATTACTACCAATCAATGAATTAGAAGAGAGTGTTGATAGAATTAATAAGCTTAAAACAAAGCGCTCCCAACGGTTTAATGGAGTGCCTTCGGTTCATGAAGAGGGGCCCAAACTGGCGCAAAAGGTTTCCATTGAAGCCGTTACGGTCATTCAAGACCATCAAAAACTGCTGCCCCTTTCCAACGCCCTCCGCCAAGATGTGGGAATCGTATTCCCACAACTTTCGTCATTTTCACAAAAAATAATGATAGAGAAGCCTTTTGAGGATGAAGTTGGATTTTTTCACGAAATTCTGGGTCATCTTCCCGAAAAACATGTCACCGAAGTGTATGGGATTACCCCGAGCGAAGAGGACATCGAGAACTGCTCGAACCTGGCCAGTCGATCAACCGTCACCATTTTCTTTTGTTTTGATGCTCACTTGTACCCCAAAGAGCAGGCGCTGTTGGCCCTGCTCCAAAGAACCGCCCGCAAACTGGTGGTGGTGCTGATGCGGGATCCCTATGACAAATCATTTCTCCGCCCCAAAGACACGGGGATCACGGCCTTTGGCTTTCGCCGCTGTCAAATTGAAGCTGTTATCAACCGAATATATGGAGAGGAATGA